The Salvelinus alpinus chromosome 14, SLU_Salpinus.1, whole genome shotgun sequence genomic sequence caatactaaaccctcccctggactagataaacaatactaaaccctcccctggactagataaacgATACTAAACCAtcccctagataaacaatactaaaccctcctcctggactagataaacaatactaaaccctcccctggactacataaacaatactaaaccctccacTGGACTatataaacaatactaaaccctcccctagataaacaatactaaaccctcccctggactagataaacaatactaaaccctcctccTGGACTaaataaacaatactaaaccctcccctagataaacaatactaaaccctccccctggactagataaacaatactaaaccctcctcctggactagataaacaatactaaaccctcctcctggactagataaacaatatgaaaccctcccctggactagataaacaatactaaaccctcctcctggactagataaacaatactaaaccctcccctagataaacaatacGAAACCCTCCCccggactagataaacaatactaaaccctcccctggactagataaacaatactaaaccctccccctggataaacaatactaaaccctccccctggATAAACAATACGAAACCCTCCCccggactagataaacaatactaaaccctcccctggactagataaacaatactaaaccctcccctggactagataaacaatactaaaccctcccctggataaacaatactaaaccctcccctggataaacaatactaaaccctcccctagataaacaatacgaaaccctcccctggactagataaacaatactaaaccctcccctggactagataaacaatactaaaccctcccctggacgagataaacaatactaaaccctcctccTGGACttgataaacaatactaaaccctcctcctggataaacaatactaaaccctcccctggataaacaatactaaaccctcccctggataaacaatactaaaccctcccctggataaacaatactaaaccctcctcctggactagataaacaatactaaaccctccccctggactagataaacaatactaaatcctcctcctggactagataaacaatactaaatcctcctcctggactagataaacaatactaaaccctcccctggataaacaatactaaaccctcccctggataaacaatactaaaccctcccctggataaacaatactaaaccctcctcctggactagataaacaatactaaatccccctcctggactagataaacaatactaaaccctcctccaggggcctgttgcacaaaactaggataagggattaagccaggatatcttggtgatcctggctcaattgatccgtaatccggttgcactaaagatggatagggggcaggaggatatgttatggtataaattaccatggagatttattctgtggagctagcctgctccagaccaggctaaattccaggatctatttaatctcatccctaatgtcagtcagcagtcaccacaaatggaaaccaatagttatttcactgctcactatacattgttatcacatataactagacccactgttattatttaaacgtttgtgatcattaatttcaatgattttggataaaaaatgatttttagatgatgttgctatcattagataatttacagtttcccatagactataaggctatatataaaatgatagaatattagggccacagaggggaaaaaaacacaagtcataatattgtaaccagttgttttaaaggaggacagttgttaaaatgacagatgtggggcatttcgtgaaattgtacttcagtatggtttcataaacaaagacatgctgatgtgccagaatattaagtatcacattgtcataagtatcaaaactgtaaaaacaatatgtagcttttctgcagaaagaaccagcctcataaatttatgactttatcctttttcttcagtgtggccctagtactctgtcatataaacaaatacacattccatatgaatataaaaacacaatgtgtaacattatgttcctttattgaataaggacaaaacaaagcaggtaaaccatcagctcctttcgaaactgaagtcacagtgactctacaagatggaaagcacagaatccaagcatattatacaaaatgatacatacacattcaaaggtctgtatataacacaccctgcatgtctgcacactaaaataaatgcaggacaaatccatacacatcaactgaacagacaaatgaatggatgcagtagcctccctgcagccttgtattacacacagtataccgcacaaacatcataagaggccaaattcgtcaaaaaacgaacccaaaaaaacccaaattcctctgccaccgcaggacatatttaaccaaaattgaaagcacacatactaactaaaataattcaacacatattggtccctcagcagccgaccactgtcgtcatcagggaagattgccggattgtcccagtccatggctggtggcactctgggggccctctccttcctcaggcaggccacattgtggaggacagcacaagccacagtaatatcacatgccctaacagggctgacccttaatttgtgaaggcagtgaaagcgtgccttcaggaggccaaaggtcatttcaactctggccctggcatgggcatggttgtaggcctgctgtgcttcctgggggtctgtgaaaggtgtcaggagaaaaggctggcagccataccccctgtctcccagcaacacaccagagaattcacctgtcaacacaaaatctcatcattactacctcataaacacagtgatattcttgacacagccatgatggttataaataggggttgtgtggcttaccttgtgataggcactgatagatttcagaggctcgaaagattctggagtcatggactgagccaggccattttgccacaacattgctgatcacacagtcagcattgcagaccatctgaaatcataagatgaggaatattacaccaatcaatgcacatcactggcaatgcagagtgttcgtcaatggacaatatcaaaaagttatgttcacctgaacattaatgctgtgaaaggatttcctattcacaaaatcggcctcatgggcacctgagggggcttttatccttatgtgtgtgcagtccactgcaccaatgacattggggaaacctgtcacacaaagtaatgagtatcctactatgtgttaacagttgtcctgtaatttgtagatcctcttacctgcaatcctatagaactcctctttgatgtcacagagtcttctgtggccagggaaggagatgaagacatctgctaatgctttgatagcctgacacacactccttattgtgcggcaaattgtggccttgttcagctgttctgcatcccccactgagtacaggaaggctccactagcaaaaaagcgcaaggccacacaaaccatttgctccacactcagtgcatggctccgtgcagtgcggtgcttaatcctgggacccagtagtctgcatagatacctgatgccatctgcagaaaacctgtatctttcatatagatggtcatcagggaaggccagtgggtccaaccggtccctgaagaccctttctcgcctgaaggctctcctcagcacaagtgcttcttcatccaccacatctcgcacgaatgggcatgccattgtcagagcagaaaggaacacacaattttgggccttcatataggctagtggccacacctggtgctgggggggtgggcaaaagagggcgatgccttataacgatgacttggttgtactgattgctgggaaaataaaaaaaaacttagaaagatgccaccgtcctgtgtgctcacaataagagctcatatgtcatggctcacttgactttacgagaatatacctaatttttattttgagctgtgtcatcttcttggagctgggggaggaaagaaaaataatgattaatacatttgtgttacagttagcatacagtgtacattgaaggcatatctcacctccctctcaagtttttttatttcaaggtccagtttcctaattgtcctcttttttatttcggactccagtgcaagattttccatctttttcttcttgtactgaatgtctatgtctgccagttctatttggcgccggaggtggttgccatacaactttctgatagcttgtgagctctgtgaacacaatacaattagcgcagctggaatttggcaggatgtggtgtccttttattaatacgcactatgttgccaggctggttttcccactgtatagcatctgggtcctgtaaaagaaattagattttttgattttgatgaggactcctcaccattgtagagtaaatagtactttcacagtcttaacatgatacctcatgccttctggaatccagagagatggtctcctcctcatcatcgtctccatcatgtgctgttgctgctgcactggggccttcaccctatcacatttaatcggattcatattgaagctagtagacaagacatgccaggcctacagtatgcctttgatggagtactcactggatcagcatcgtctggtgcttgtgctggtggctctaacaggaacacagtgctgccagacactgcaaggcaataggtaaaccaaagtcagacagtccaaattgattcaatatgaatgtggttgtatcccatgtagagatggaaggacataccttgaatgaagcgggtggcatcttgggaggaacctatgctcgtctctttccccccagggatcccctctaagacgggcctgcctttatttagctccaaggccatgtcctctgctggggtaaggtcagcctttggtgacccaccacccgtgccttgtctgtgggtattctttttcactgctaaaacagtacagacaatgtgtgagcaggcaccttctgggtacaatatttgcttgtgctttgttaaatattagtcagggaccataccattctgcagaatgttcttgtatttgattttgacctgctgccatgtccgttttggcccgttcatgtttaatctacacacacacacacacacatttaatggagtcacactgcaaaaaattacttggtatttttgtcttgttttcagtaaaaatatcaaaaaatttatcatagctttatacagtgtgatggagttactttacacaatttcactcatatctgcagtgcatttcaaataaaaatttaaccgtttcataattacagtacaactgcatttttggagatgtgaattaaatatttgaattgtaattgtgatgtttcagcggagcggtgagtgtgtaattgtgcactacttacgcattcaggcggtctgcaatactttgccacgctttttctctttgctttatcactgtggcggtgttgcctttcttcttaattatatcttttacctcctcgtatgcctccatgaggatttgtgcttccgacggggaaaagtacgcggctctagttgccatggtaaatcagttaatctgtgatctgtggcggggtctatttgagtgagccgtgagcgcgcacctatccaggattggtttcgcctggcttaatgaatccgtgtctgctcatcctggcttggtctttgtgcaaccaattaagcctggacgcacatgttttggcttcattgagctcagctgagtcatttatcccggatgtcttaattctacttttgtgcaacaggcccctggactagataaacaatactaaaccctcccatggataaacaatactaaaccctcccctggactagataaacaatactaaaccctcccctggataaacaatactaaaccctcctcctgaactagataaacaatactaaaccctcccctggataaacaatactaaaccctcccctggactagataaacaatactaaaccctcccctggataaacaatactaaaccctcccctggataaacaatactaaaccctcccctggactagataaacaatactaaaccctcccctggactagataaacaatactaaaccctcccctggactatataaacaatactaaaccctcccctagataaacaatactaaaccctcccctggactagataaacaatactaaaccctcctcctggactagataaacaatactaaaccctcctcctggactagataaacaatacgaaaccctcccctggactagataaagaatactaaaccctcctcctggactagataaacaatactaaaccctcccctagataaacaatacGAAACCCTCCCccggactagataaacaatactaaaccctcccctggactagataaacaatactaaaccctccccctggataaacaatactaaaccctccccctggATAAACAATACGAAACCCTCCCccggactagataaacaatactaaaccctcccctggactagataaacaatactaaaccctcccctggactagataaacaatactaaaccctcctcctggactagataaacaatactaaaccctcctcctggactagataaacaatactaaaccctcctcctggactagataaacaatactaaaccatcccctggataaacaatactaaaccctcctcctggactagataaacaatactaaaccatcccctggataaacaatactaaaccctcctccTGGACTGGacaaacaatactaaaccctcccctggactagataaacaatactaaaccctcttcctggactagataaacaatactaaaccctcccctggactagataaacaatactaaaccctcctcctggactagataaacaatactgaACCCTCCTCCttgactagataaacaatactaaaccctcctcctggactagataaacaatactaaaccctccctttgactgaaattgaaaaagccaGACACATTTTCCTCCAGGTACCATTCCATATTTTACTGTGGTTTATGACACATACAGTTGTAAAGGTCTTGATTAGCCTGGACGGCCACTAGTGGGCGCTATGGACCTCCACTATCGTCTGGGCTTGATGTTCCCAGCTAATACACTGGTGTCTGGACTTGATGTTCCCAGCAGGTAATACACTGGTGTCTGGGCTTGATGCTCCCAGCAGGTAATACACTGCTGTCTGGACTTGATGTTCCCAGCAGGTAATACACTGGTGTCTGGGCTTGATGTTCCCAGCAGCTAATACACTGGTGTCTGGGCTTGATGTTCCCAGCAGGTAATACGCTGGTGTCTGGGCTTGATGTTCCCAGCAGGTAATACGCTGGTGTCTGGACTTGATGTTCCCAGCAGGTAATACGCTGGTGTCTGGACTTGATGTTCCCAGCAGGTAATACGCTGGTGTCTGGACTTGATGTTCCCAGCAGGTAATACACTGGTGTCTGGACTTGATGTTCCCAGCAGGTAATACACTGGTGTCTGGGGTTGATGTTCGCAGCAGGTAATACGCTGGTGTCTGGGCTTGATGTTCCCAGCTAATACACTGGTGTCTGGGGTTGATGTTCCCAGCAGGTAATACACTGGTGTCTGGGCTTGATGTTCCCAGCAGGTAATACACTGGTGTCTGGACTTGATGTTCCCAGCAGGTAATACACTGGTGTCTGGGGTTGATGTTCGCAGCAGGTAATACGCTGGTGTCTGGGCTTGATGTTCCCAGCTAATACACTGGTGTCTGGGCTTGATGTTCCCAGGAGGTAATACACTGGTGTCTGGGCTTGATGTTCCCAGCAGGTAATACACTGGTGTCTGGGCTTGATGTTCCCAGCAGGTAATACACTGGTGTCTGGGCTTGATGTTCCCAGCAGGTAATACGCTGGTGTCTGGGCTTGATGTTCCCAGGTAATACACTGGTGTCTGGGCTTGATGTTCCCAGGAGGTAATACACTGGTGTCTGGGCTTGATGTTCCCAGCAGGTAATACACTGGTGTCTGGGCTTGATGTTCCCAGCAGGTAATACGCTGGTGTCTGGGCTTGATGTTCCTAGCTAATACACTGGTGTCTGGGCTTGATGTTCCCAGCAGGTAATACGCTGGTGTCTGGGCTTGATGTTCCCAGCAGGTAATACGCTGGTGTCTGGGCTTGATGCTCCCAGCAGGTAATACACTGGTGTCTGGACTTGATGTTCCCAGCAAGTAATACACTGGTGTCTGGGCTTGATGTTCCCAGCAGGTAATACACTGGTGTCTGGACTTGATGTTCCCAGCAGGTAATACGCTGGTGTCTGGGCTTGATGTTCCCAGCAGGTAATACGCTGGTGTCTGGGCTTGATGTTCCCAGCAGGTAATACGCTGGTGTCTGGACTTGATGTTCCCAGCAGGTAATACACTGGTGTCTGGACTTGATGTTCCCAGCAGGTAATACACTGGTGTCTGGACTTGATGTTCCCAGCAGGTAATACACTGGTGTCTGGGGTTGATGTTCCCAGCAGGTAATACACTGGTGTCTGGGCTTGATGTTCCCAGCTAATACACTGGCGTCTGGGCTTGATGTTCCCAGCTAATACACTGGTGTCTGGGCTTGATGTTCCCAGCAGGTAATACGCTGGTGTCTGGGCTTGATGTTCCCAGCTAATACACTGGTGTCTGGGCTTGATGTTCCCAGGAGGTAATACACTGGTGTCTGGGCTTGATGTTCCCAGCAGGTAATACACTGGTGTCTGGGCTTGATGTTCCCAGCAGGTAATACGCTGGTGTCTGGGCTTGATGTTCCCAGGTAATACACTGGTGTCTGGGCTTGATGTTCCCAGGAGGTAATACACTGGTGTCTGGGCTTGATGTTCCCAGCAGGTAATACACTGGTGTCTGGGCTTGATGTTCCCAGCAGGTAATACACTGGTGTCTGGACTTGATGTTCCCAGCAGGTAATACGCTGGTGTCTGGGCTTGATGTTCCCAGCAGGTAATACGCTGGTGTCTGGGCTTGATGTTCCCAGCAGGTAATACGCTGGTGTCTGGACTTGATGTTCCCAGCAGGTAATACACTGGTGTCTGGACTTGATGTTCCCAGCAGGTAATACACTGGTGTCTGGGGTTGATGTTCCCAGCAGGTAATACACTGGTGTCTGGGGTTGATGTTCCCAGCAGGTAATACACTGGTGTCTGGGCTTGATGTTCCCAGCTAATACACTGGCGTCTGGGCTTGATGTTCCCAGCTAATACACTGGTGTCTGGGCTTGATGTTCCCAGCAGGTAATACGCTGGTGTCTGGGCTTGATGTTCCCAGCTAATACACTGGTGTCTGGGCTTGATGTTCCCAGGAGGTAATACACTGGTGTCTGGGCTTGATGTTCCCAGCAGGTAATACACTGGTGTCTGGGCTTGATGTTCCCAGCAGGTAATACGCTGGTGTCTGGGCTTGATGTTCCCAGGAGGTAATACACTGGTGTCTGGGCTTGATGTTCCCAGCAGGTAATACACTGGTGTCTGGGCTTGATGTTCCCAGCAGGTAATACGCTGGTGTCTGGGCTTGATGTTCCCAGGTAATACACTGGTGTCTGGACTTGATGTTCCCAGCAGGTAATACGCTGGTGTCTGGGCTTGATGTTCCCAGCAGCTAATACACTGGTGTCTGGGCTTGATGTTCCCAGCAGGTAATACGCTGGTGTCTGGGCTTGATGTTCCTAGCTAATACACTGGTGTCTGGGCTTGATGTTCCCAGCAGGTAATACGCTGGTGTCTGGGCTTGATGTTCCCAGCAG encodes the following:
- the LOC139539115 gene encoding uncharacterized protein isoform X2, translated to MINFLIFLLKTRQKYQVIFCSVTPLNVCVCVCRLNMNGPKRTWQQVKIKYKNILQNAVKKNTHRQGTGGGSPKADLTPAEDMALELNKGRPVLEGIPGGKETSIGSSQDATRFIQVSGSTVFLLEPPAQAPDDADPGEGPSAAATAHDGDDDEEETISLDSRRHEDPDAIQWENQPGNISSQAIRKLYGNHLRRQIELADIDIQYKKKKMENLALESEIKKRTIRKLDLEIKKLERELQEDDTAQNKN
- the LOC139539115 gene encoding uncharacterized protein isoform X1 encodes the protein MINFLIFLLKTRQKYQVIFCSVTPLNVCVCVCRLNMNGPKRTWQQVKIKYKNILQNAVKKNTHRQGTGGGSPKADLTPAEDMALELNKGRPVLEGIPGGKETSIGSSQDATRFIQVSGSTVFLLEPPAQAPDDADPGEGPSAAATAHDGDDDEEETISLDSRRHEDPDAIQWENQPGNISSQAIRKLYGNHLRRQIELADIDIQYKKKKMENLALESEIKKRTIRKLDLEIKKLEREVRYAFNVHCMLTVTQMY